Below is a window of Flavobacteriales bacterium TMED191 DNA.
TAAAAATTCTACCATTTTTCTTCTTAGCCCTTTATGTCTAAAATCGTCAATCATAATGAAAGTTTTAAAAAGTACTTTGTTAAATATAAAAATAAAGTACTTTTGAACAACATTTGTAAAGTACAATATACAATGAATATAGGGATTTTTGGAGCAGGAAGTTTTGGTGAAAAACATTTAAATATAATTAACAAGATTAAAGAATTTAAAATTGTTGGTTTTTATGACCCTAATCGGGAAAAATGCTTATCAGTTGAAAAAAAATACGGTATCAAAGCTTTTCAATCTGAATTAGATTTAATTCATAATTGTGATGCAATTGATATAGTAAGTAGTACAGAAACCCACTGTAAACTCATTAAATTAGGTATAAAATATAAAAAACACATATTTGTTGAAAAGCCAATATGTTGTAATAAATATGAGGTTGCTGAGCTATTAATACATAATAAAACTGTAAAACAAGTTATCCAAGTAGGACATATCGAAAGATATAACCCAGCAATGGAATTTAACTTAATTGACACAAACAAAATAACCGAAATACATGCAAAAAGAACTGGAATTATTAATAAAAGAAATAAAAACAATTCTATTGTTCTTGACCTAATGATTCATGACATTGATTTAATAACTAAACTGATCGACTCTCCAATTAAAAGCATCAAAACTAAAAAATATCAATCGAATTCATTTGAATCAGTTGAAGTAAATATCATTTTT
It encodes the following:
- a CDS encoding gfo/Idh/MocA family oxidoreductase; this encodes MSKIVNHNESFKKYFVKYKNKVLLNNICKVQYTMNIGIFGAGSFGEKHLNIINKIKEFKIVGFYDPNREKCLSVEKKYGIKAFQSELDLIHNCDAIDIVSSTETHCKLIKLGIKYKKHIFVEKPICCNKYEVAELLIHNKTVKQVIQVGHIERYNPAMEFNLIDTNKITEIHAKRTGIINKRNKNNSIVLDLMIHDIDLITKLIDSPIKSIKTKKYQSNSFESVEVNIIFKNSKKAQLISERGVNIKNYRKMSILLNDKRIKIDFLNKTHEHWRKGIKEKVFKLDNNVNPLQNEFIEFYNNIINKQLPTVGLQAACHAVSIALQIEELSKIKELKK